From Streptomyces fungicidicus, one genomic window encodes:
- a CDS encoding DegT/DnrJ/EryC1/StrS family aminotransferase — protein MLRAAGVGLGDEVVVPAFGNVEVAEAVATAGALPVFADIDPATYCLDPAAVDAALTPRTAAVVAVHRFGLPADIGTLHALGRRQGLLVLEHGESEAPYDEIAQRRERAAFLDARLRGVRTPEGGVGHTYQQYVVRVPGNGRPDRDAFARTVRSKGVECRVPVKTPVHRLPDFRRCVSLPETERAADETLALPVDASLTKREMQRIAAACNALGGLLQPAG, from the coding sequence CTGCTCAGGGCCGCCGGTGTCGGATTGGGTGACGAGGTCGTCGTACCGGCCTTCGGCAACGTGGAAGTCGCCGAGGCCGTCGCGACGGCGGGAGCGCTGCCGGTGTTCGCCGACATAGATCCGGCGACGTACTGCCTGGATCCGGCCGCGGTGGACGCGGCCCTGACTCCGCGGACGGCGGCCGTCGTTGCCGTACACCGCTTCGGACTGCCCGCCGACATCGGGACGTTGCACGCGCTCGGCCGGCGGCAGGGGCTGCTGGTACTGGAGCACGGCGAGTCCGAGGCGCCGTACGACGAGATAGCCCAGCGGCGCGAGCGGGCCGCGTTCCTCGACGCCAGGCTGAGGGGGGTGCGGACACCCGAAGGCGGCGTCGGGCACACCTACCAGCAGTACGTGGTGCGGGTACCGGGCAATGGCCGGCCCGACCGGGACGCCTTCGCACGGACCGTACGGAGCAAGGGCGTTGAATGCCGGGTGCCGGTGAAGACCCCTGTTCACCGGCTGCCCGACTTCCGGCGGTGCGTGTCCCTGCCCGAGACCGAGCGGGCCGCCGACGAGACACTCGCGCTTCCCGTGGACGCCTCGCTGACCAAGCGTGAGATGCAGCGGATCGCGGCCGCCTGCAATGCGCTGGGTGGACTGCTCCAGCCGGCCGGCTGA
- a CDS encoding SpoIIE family protein phosphatase: protein MTTGLIPGEQPPDQRPTDGLPHPRHEPVGQEAMPVENRSRSSVITARAAASFEPVGRSVATARSFVRDTLQGWGFGDIVDDAVVLTSELVTNAVVHAGTSADLLCLRSEDGVRIEVADRYPEREIPLQGSAVTMGSPDREGGRGLQLCAALAGHWGVDYTPTHKTVWFHLDLPERPVGTRAAGPALPAHLLPLADTRVRVAVVQIDRSGSLTAWNEDAEELFGYTAEQVTGKPLTDLAAWPHTPGTGTGIADALRLSRWEGSYGIRGANGRVIPVYASHLRVRDTDGEPSTVCLLVRDHERAVLQTPLRVPATDHGGTSDGQSADPFEVFIGSPAPDDLDGLLQRTVERARDMLDGDSAFLLLATDDETELEVRASTGLPSARQRFARVPVEAGPGRYGSARMPAVHEDLTAVPGAVPLLNSTGMRSVVTVPLKVEGRLTGSLGVAAEAPGRYSNEEALRLQFAADRIALAVESARLGELERLRRGSLSFLVEASDLLAGTLDRDQTLALMAQMTVPTLATWCAVYTIADQASEPYLSYVLHEDEELIDGIKSLLSKIAPPDPVPTPGARVWSAPAELAHQAALRTSMRSLGLSGGPTRQVTPGIGPTLATASAVGGETVVLPLVARNRVIGMLTLGKPTDEHFRQEILELAEDLSRRAALALDNARLYSERTAISQSLQRSLLPPELPTVEGVEVEVIYRAAGEGNEVGGDFYDLFPISDGAYGFAIGDVCGTGPNAAAVTGLARHALRLLAREGLSGPAVLERLNSAILDEGARSRFLTLLYGEMRPQEDGSAELRVVCAGHPLPLRLRQDGTVEPAAEPQPLLGVIEDLELYEQTVTLDPGDVLLCVTDGVTERREGPRMLGDDGLADVLTTCTGLTAGAVAARIMRAVERFASEPPSDDMAILAMRVPGLHTD from the coding sequence ATGACCACCGGACTGATCCCGGGGGAGCAGCCCCCGGACCAACGGCCGACTGACGGCCTGCCGCACCCACGGCACGAGCCGGTCGGCCAGGAAGCCATGCCTGTCGAGAACCGGTCGAGGAGTTCTGTGATCACCGCCCGCGCGGCCGCCAGCTTCGAGCCCGTCGGGCGATCCGTCGCGACCGCCCGGTCCTTCGTCCGTGACACCCTCCAGGGCTGGGGCTTCGGTGACATCGTCGACGACGCGGTGGTTCTCACCAGCGAACTGGTGACCAACGCCGTGGTCCACGCCGGCACCTCCGCCGACCTGCTCTGCCTGCGCAGCGAGGACGGCGTACGGATCGAGGTGGCCGACCGGTATCCGGAGCGCGAGATCCCGCTCCAGGGCTCCGCCGTCACCATGGGCAGCCCCGACCGCGAGGGAGGCCGCGGGCTCCAGCTGTGCGCGGCCCTGGCAGGCCACTGGGGCGTGGACTACACCCCCACCCACAAGACCGTCTGGTTCCACCTCGACCTTCCCGAACGCCCGGTCGGCACCCGCGCCGCCGGCCCCGCCCTGCCTGCCCACCTCCTCCCGCTCGCCGACACCCGGGTCCGGGTCGCCGTCGTCCAGATCGACCGGTCCGGCTCCCTCACCGCCTGGAACGAGGACGCGGAGGAGCTCTTCGGCTACACCGCCGAGCAGGTCACCGGCAAACCGCTCACCGATCTGGCGGCCTGGCCGCACACCCCGGGCACCGGCACCGGCATCGCCGACGCCCTCCGGCTCTCCCGCTGGGAGGGCAGCTACGGCATCCGCGGCGCCAACGGCCGCGTCATCCCCGTGTACGCCTCCCACCTGCGGGTCCGCGACACCGACGGCGAGCCGTCAACGGTCTGCCTCCTGGTGCGCGACCACGAACGGGCGGTCCTGCAGACCCCGCTGCGCGTCCCGGCGACCGACCACGGCGGCACCTCGGACGGCCAGAGCGCCGACCCCTTCGAGGTGTTCATCGGCTCCCCCGCGCCCGACGACCTCGACGGGCTGCTCCAGCGCACGGTGGAACGCGCCCGCGACATGCTCGACGGCGACTCCGCCTTCCTGCTCCTCGCCACCGACGACGAGACGGAACTGGAGGTCCGCGCCTCCACCGGCCTGCCCTCGGCCCGCCAGCGCTTCGCCCGCGTCCCCGTCGAGGCTGGCCCCGGCCGCTACGGCTCCGCCCGTATGCCGGCCGTCCACGAGGACCTCACCGCCGTCCCTGGCGCTGTCCCCCTCCTCAACAGCACCGGCATGCGCTCGGTGGTCACCGTCCCGCTGAAGGTCGAGGGCCGTCTAACGGGCTCGCTCGGCGTCGCCGCGGAGGCGCCCGGCAGATACTCCAACGAGGAGGCGCTGCGCCTGCAGTTCGCGGCGGACCGTATCGCGCTCGCCGTCGAGTCGGCCCGGCTGGGCGAACTGGAGCGCCTGCGCCGGGGCTCGCTCAGCTTCCTGGTCGAGGCGTCCGACCTGCTGGCCGGCACCCTGGACCGGGACCAGACCCTCGCCCTGATGGCCCAGATGACGGTGCCGACCCTCGCCACCTGGTGCGCCGTCTACACGATCGCCGACCAGGCCTCCGAGCCGTATCTGTCCTACGTGCTGCACGAGGACGAGGAGCTGATCGACGGCATCAAGTCGCTGCTGTCGAAGATCGCCCCGCCGGACCCGGTCCCCACCCCGGGCGCCCGCGTCTGGTCGGCCCCCGCGGAGCTCGCCCACCAGGCGGCCCTGCGGACCTCCATGCGCAGCCTCGGCCTGAGCGGCGGCCCGACACGGCAGGTCACCCCGGGCATCGGCCCGACCCTCGCCACGGCCTCCGCGGTCGGCGGCGAGACCGTGGTCCTTCCGCTGGTCGCCCGCAACCGCGTCATCGGCATGCTGACGCTCGGCAAGCCGACCGACGAGCACTTCCGCCAGGAGATCCTGGAGCTCGCCGAGGACCTCTCCCGGCGGGCCGCGCTGGCCCTGGACAACGCGCGCCTCTACTCCGAGCGCACCGCCATCAGCCAGTCCCTCCAGCGCAGCCTCCTGCCGCCCGAGCTCCCGACGGTCGAGGGCGTCGAGGTCGAGGTCATCTACCGCGCGGCCGGCGAGGGCAACGAGGTGGGCGGCGACTTCTACGACCTCTTCCCGATCAGCGACGGCGCCTACGGCTTCGCCATCGGCGACGTCTGCGGCACCGGACCCAACGCGGCGGCCGTCACCGGCCTCGCCCGGCACGCGCTCCGGCTGCTGGCCCGGGAGGGCCTCAGCGGCCCGGCGGTCCTTGAGCGCCTCAACTCGGCGATCCTCGACGAGGGCGCCCGCAGCCGCTTCCTCACCCTCCTGTACGGCGAGATGCGCCCGCAGGAGGACGGCAGCGCGGAACTGAGGGTGGTCTGCGCCGGCCATCCGCTCCCGCTCCGTCTGCGCCAGGACGGCACGGTCGAACCGGCGGCGGAGCCGCAGCCCCTCCTCGGCGTCATCGAGGACCTGGAGCTGTACGAGCAGACGGTGACGCTCGATCCCGGAGACGTCCTGCTCTGTGTCACCGACGGCGTCACCGAACGCCGTGAAGGTCCCCGGATGCTGGGCGACGACGGCCTGGCCGACGTGCTGACGACGTGCACGGGCCTGACGGCCGGCGCGGTCGCGGCCCGCATCATGCGCGCCGTGGAACGCTTCGCCTCCGAGCCGCCGTCCGACGACATGGCGATCCTGGCGATGCGCGTACCGGGCCTGCACACGGACTAG